ATCAACAGTCGGCTCCTCCATGCCCTTATCCTTCAATGCCTTGGGtaaggcccaataacaacaaccagCCGGGTATCCTTGGTCCAAGACCACAACAAAGCTATGCCCATTCTGTTCAGTCTACTCCAACAGATATCGAAGAAGCGCTACACACCATGAGCCTCAACCCTCCCGATGATAATTGGTACTTAGACACTGGGGCTACATCACACATGACTGGTACGCAAGGTAATCTCACTTCTTATTATCATTCAAGGTTACCCTCTAGTATTATTGTCGGTAATGGACACGGTATACCAATTCTTGGCTATGGTAACACTAAGCTAAAACTCAATCCTAACCGACCCCTATACCTATCAAACGTATTACACTCACCTAAACTAGTAAAAAATCTCATATCTGTACGTAAACTATCAATCGAAAATAATATATCTattgaatttgatccttttggttttactgtgaaggacTTTCCGAAGGGGACCAAGCTAATGCGGTGCAACAGCACCGGTGATCTCTACCCATTCACGTTCTCCAAGCCGCACCTACCTTCTTATTCAGCTTTTACTGTTTTATCTCAAGACTTATGGCACAAACGCCTCGGACATCCCGGAGCTAGTACCATTAAGTCTCTTAGTAATAAAAATTGTATTCAATACAATTCGAAAAATAAGAGTCATGTTTGTCAATCATGTATTTTTGGGAAACATGTACGGTTGCCATTTCATTCATCATCCAATATTACATTTGCACCTTTTGATATTATTCATAGTGACTTGTGGACATCCCCAATTGTTAGTTGTAGTGGCCATCGTTACTATATTCTTTTCCTAGATAACTTTACAAATTTCTTATGGACAATACCTCTAACCTCAAAATCACAAGTGTTTCATATATTTCAACTATTTCACAAAATGATACATACTCAATTTGGTGCAAACATAAAAACATTCCAATGTGATAACGGAACCGAATACAATAACAATCAATTTCACAACTTTTGCTCACAAAACGGAATGCTTTTTCGTTTTTCTTGTCCATATACATCCTCTCAAAATGGTAAAGCGGAACGAAAAATTCGATCTATAAACAACATCATCCGTACACTCTTATCTCATTCCTCAGTTCCGGCCAATCTATGGCATCATGCTTTAGAAACTGCTACCTATCTACACAATATACTACCAAATAAACAACTTAATCATTTATCTCCTACTCAAAAACTGTACCAAAAGACGCCAATATATGACTCCCTAAAAGTCTTTGGTTGTCTTTGTTACCCTCTCATACCCTCCACCCAAATTAACAAACTACAACCACGATCCAAACCTTGTGTTTTTCTAGGCTATCCCAAAGATCACCGTGGCTACAAATGCTACGACTTGTCTTCCAAAAAGATCATTATATCCCGTCACGTAATATTTGACGAAAACGTGTTTCCTTTCTCAACTCACAAAAATACGGTACACTCTGACTATCAATTTCTTACTACACCCTTCAATCCCATACACTATAACATGGAATTTCCCACTCATGTCAATGCTACTGATCAAATTAATAATTCACTAAATTTAACTCCTACAAGCCCACCAATCCACCACGCTCAGACCATTAACTCACAAGATGCGTTCCCCTCTAGTCCATCTACCCAATCTACTAGCCCAGTAACCTCATCAAACAACACGACCTCAAGCACACAACCTGAATCAGTCACCAACTCCACTGTAAAAAATACCAAACCAAGCAATAACGTACCATCTAACTCAAACATTAATCAGTCTACTACATCTAATACTACCCAATCTGCGTTAGTACCCCCAACACCAAGTCAACCACTTCACCATATGAACACTCGAAGTAAGTCGGGTATCATTAAACCCAAACTGCCCTTTAATCTGTCAACATCCACAACAATCTCTCCTATACCATCTAACCCAAAAATTGCCCTTACCGACCCAAATTGGTACCGTGCCATGACTGATGAATACAAGGCCCTTATTGATAATAAGACGTGGATACTTGTCCCACGTCAACCCCATATGCACGTTATCAGATCGATGTGGATATTCAGGCATAAAACATGCTCGGATGGTACCTTTGAACGCTATAAAGCATGACTCATTGGTGATGGTCGAGCTCAACAACTTGGTATTGACTGTCACGAAACCTTTAGTCCAGTTGTCAAACCCGCAACTATTAGAACTGTTCTGAGTATTGCGATATCGAATGCATGGTCCATACGTCAACTAGACGTCAAAAATGCTTTTTTACATGGCAATTTATCAGAAACTGTTTATATGTATCAACCCGTCGGTTTTCGTGACACTCAACACCCTAACCATGTTTGTTTACTCCAGCGATCACTATACGGGTTGAAACAAGCACCTCGAGCTTGGTATCAACGATTTGCCGACTATGTAGCCACAATTGGTTTCAAACATAGCAAATGTGATCATTCGTTATTTGTATATCATGGGGGAAAAGAAACCGCTTACTTACTACTATATGTTGACGATATTATACTTGTTACTTCTTCTGATAAATTACGCAGGTCACTAATGGTACTTTTGGACAAAGAATTCGCAATGAAAGACTTGGGCCAACTCTCTTCATTTCTGGGCATTTCAGTCGAACGCAACAGACAAAGTCTTTTTCTTAATCAAAAAGCTTATGCAATGGACATTATTGAAAGAGCAGGGCTGTCCCAAAGTAACCCCGCTGCCACACCCGTCGATACTCAAGGCAAGCAAAGTTCATCAGTGGGTGACCTTTATTCGAACCCTACCCTTTATCGAAGTCTAGCTGGGGCGTTACAATACCTCACGTTTACCCGCCCGGACATATCTTATGCGGTGCAACAAATTTGTTTACACATGCATGCACCTCATGTAGCTCATATGCATGCATTGAAACGAGTGATACGTTATATAAAGGGAACTTTATCACTGGGATTACATATTACATCATCTCGTTCTCGCGACCTTGTATCATTTACCGATGCGGATTGGGGCGGATGTCCCGACACTAGACGTTCTACCTCGGGTTATTGTGTCTACCTCGGAGACAATCTGATTTCATGGTCATCTAAACGACAACCTATTGTATCACGATCTAGTGCCGAAGCCGAATATCGAGGCGTAGCCAATGCTGTTTCCGAAGTATGTTGGCTACGAAATCTACTACTAGAACTCAAATGTCCGATTCCTAAAGCTACATTGGTTTTTTGTGATAACGTAAGCGCTATTTACTTGTCAGGTAACCCCGTTCAACACCAAAGAACCAAACATATTGAGCTAGACATTCACTTCGTAAGAGAAAAGGTTGCAAAGGGTCACATTCGAGTACTACATGTCCCAACAAGATATCAAATTGATGACATTTTCACAAAGGGATTACCGAGAATATTATTCAATGATTTCAGATCCAGTCTATGCATTCGTCCACCGATCGCTTCGACTGCGGGGGAATAATAGAGTCAAGATAATTCAAGATAATCACAAACCAACTATCCGGTACTATAGGCATTGACTATTATGGTTCTGTTGTACAACTTAGTCAGTAGCTTGTTCCTAAGATTATGCAAAGTCAGTTGTAAATTTTATGTATAAAAACAACATTACACATTAATGAAAAGCACGACCGATGACAGTAACTTTCATATACCCTACAAAAACACCTCATCACGCCCCATCACTCTTGCTCCAATAATAATGGTATTAGATGTGTTTTTGAATAGTATGTTCTTCATATTCTAAGAAATATGTGATTAGTCTATTGCTTTAACTTTGAAGACTGcaactttttatgtatatatatagtttgacCAATTGTGTCGTATGGGCActcaaagtttataaacttaagttgTTTAGAACGACGCGTACTATTACAAAAATGGAATATGAACGAGAAACGTGAAAAAACAACTTTCTCAAGTGGATAGAAACCACGTTTTTCATTATTGAGACCATTACTAATAGGAACATGTTTTGAATCCGGTCTCTAAGCTAGGCTCCCTAACCAGTTCATTTGCCTATTTTCTATAGTAGTacgcgatgatgatgatgatgatgatgatgatgatatatatatgtgtgCCATGAATAAACTAGCTTCTTTCTCATACTTGTTAACTTCTAGTTATTGCACGAGGCAAAATTGATCGAAATGAAAGAGAAATTAGATACTTGAAGATAGCGGTGGTTTCACAGGTGGTTTTCTAAGAGATTTTAAGGTCGAAGGTCATAGTTAAGATAGAGGCCTGCCTCCCGCTAAATTCACTCGTTGGTCCCACCGATTGGGGACCCACATTTGTCCTAACACCACCCTATATCTCTCTTTGGCGTTTAGGTAGTTAGTTGTTTTCTAAGTTGAAGACCCTACACTAAAAGTAGCAAACACAATGCCCACAAGTCCAAGTCGATCTGGTACCTCATTATATCTTTCGGACCTTCTATTTTAATTCCAATTtcaatttaattttattattttaactttgtGTTCTGGTGAGTGTTTAATATACAAACGCAAATAGGTAAACATGGAACCTTATGGTGCATAAATTATGGGTCCCTTAAGTTGGCCATATATACTATCATATCCACTAAAAGGTTACATGTATGTGTTGAGTTTGTTTTGGACCCAAATCACTCATAATTCACATATAAATAATCATGTCCTTGCAACTACTTTTATGCACTCCACTCCTAGCTTTTTTGTTAGCTTTTTTGTTATCATCATTTCATATCATTCTCTTCTTttaattttctctttcatttcatCAATTCTCTTTTAAGTAGTTTGTAGTAATGTCTCGTGAAGAGGAAGTGAGTTTATCTGTGAATGTTAACGGTCAATCTAAAGTGCCGCCGGGGTTTCGATTTCACCCCACGGAAGAAGAGCTTCTTCACTATTACTTGAGGAAGAAAGTTGCGTATGAAAAGATCGATCTTGATGTTATTCGTGAAGTTGATCTTAACAAGCTTGAACCTTGGGATATACAAGGTATGAGAATGTATAATATTAGTCAAATTTTCTATATTCATTAAGAAAGATCAACATACATGTTATTTTCCATCTCGTTTACCTCCAATTAAGCCCTGAAAGTAGCTTTTCTCTTTGAAAAGACATACTCCgtaataatttatataaaaaacTAGCTAAAAGCTAGAAGATACTAATATAAGTAAATGAAGTTCATAATCTATCAATTGAGCCATTAAACCTTTTCAAGTATGTGATCAAAAGTCTTGGAACTTTTTTGATTGTTTTTTATTATGGCGAAAAAAAAACGAAAAGGTTTTTGATTTGTTAAAATAGAAGATACTAATAAAAGTAAATGAAGTTCATGTTATCTATCATATGAGCCATTAAACCTTTTCAAGTATGTGATCAATAAGTGTCTtggaacctttttttttttttttttttttttttcgacgatACTAATAACTTTTTTGATTTGTTAAATGTGTTATGTATCTATACATAAATGATTACATTTGGATCTATGCAGAGAGGTGTAAAATAGGATCAACTCCTCAAAATGATTGGTACTTCTTTAGCCACAAAGACAAGAAGTATCCGACAGGGACAAGAACGAATCGTGCAACTGCTGCCGGTTTTTGGAAAGCTACGGGGCGAGATAAGGTTATTTATAGTAGCTTCAACAGAATCGGTATGAGAAAGACACTTGTATTTTACAAAGGGAGAGCACctcatggacaaaaatcagattgGATAATGCATGAATATAGGCTTGACGATAATATGGTTACCAACCAAGATCCTTGTGTAAGTTTCTTTAGCattcatgttattatatttaaattcaACTTTGACATAAGTTGTTTTCATATATAAAATTTGCTTTAACTAGAAGCTTTCTGTTTTAAACAAACTTTTTtaattaaacgttatgtaaaaatatatataatcgaTTCATTTCACACCAAATCAAATTAATACGTACAACTTAACCGATGTACGTTTTATTTATGGCGAGATTTTATTACTCGTATTATGTTTTCCATAATATATCTTGATTGTATAGTTTTACCAAATAAAAAATGTGTTAATAATTAATACTCAATATCATATAGGGTTCTAACCTTTGTGATTCAACACAAGAAGATGGATGGGTTGTATGTCGAGTTTTTAAGAAGAAAAACTACCACAAAGCACTTGAAAGTCCCCAAAGATTGATATCGACCTCATGCACAGATTCAAGAACTCAATTGCAATCAATACACAAAGATAGTGTTCTTGATCAATTACTAGTGTACATGGGTAATAATAGATCATGCAAGCTAGAACTC
The window above is part of the Rutidosis leptorrhynchoides isolate AG116_Rl617_1_P2 chromosome 1, CSIRO_AGI_Rlap_v1, whole genome shotgun sequence genome. Proteins encoded here:
- the LOC139862212 gene encoding NAC domain-containing protein 43-like; its protein translation is MSREEEVSLSVNVNGQSKVPPGFRFHPTEEELLHYYLRKKVAYEKIDLDVIREVDLNKLEPWDIQERCKIGSTPQNDWYFFSHKDKKYPTGTRTNRATAAGFWKATGRDKVIYSSFNRIGMRKTLVFYKGRAPHGQKSDWIMHEYRLDDNMVTNQDPCGSNLCDSTQEDGWVVCRVFKKKNYHKALESPQRLISTSCTDSRTQLQSIHKDSVLDQLLVYMGNNRSCKLELESLTANHNTMQHFTSPINDRFYHNLPRLESPTNFDHGLTTFKPQVNDFLTESDQGRIMDHDSLEHLDNLADLERLVATQLNGQVDSSKQLYSCSGDQPNEDFCFPLDQHDDQELSQLCDSTTSARSNQGVYTSEIDLWSFARSSSTSSSPDPLCHLSV
- the LOC139886137 gene encoding uncharacterized mitochondrial protein AtMg00810-like, whose amino-acid sequence is MYQPVGFRDTQHPNHVCLLQRSLYGLKQAPRAWYQRFADYVATIGFKHSKCDHSLFVYHGGKETAYLLLYVDDIILVTSSDKLRRSLMVLLDKEFAMKDLGQLSSFLGISVERNRQSLFLNQKAYAMDIIERAGLSQSNPAATPVDTQGKQSSSVGDLYSNPTLYRSLAGALQYLTFTRPDISYAVQQICLHMHAPHVAHMHALKRVIRYIKGTLSLGLHITSSRSRDLVSFTDADWGGCPDTRRSTSGYCVYLGDNLISWSSKRQPIVSRSSAEAEYRGVANAVSEVCWLRNLLLELKCPIPKATLVFCDNVSAIYLSGNPVQHQRTKHIELDIHFVREKVAKGHIRVLHVPTRYQIDDIFTKGLPRILFNDFRSSLCIRPPIASTAGE